A window of the Macadamia integrifolia cultivar HAES 741 unplaced genomic scaffold, SCU_Mint_v3 scaffold269, whole genome shotgun sequence genome harbors these coding sequences:
- the LOC122067059 gene encoding uncharacterized mitochondrial protein AtMg00810-like, which translates to MTGCKPCVTLVTSGSKLSAYEGTPLPDPEEYRQIVGTLQYLTLTQLDVSYSINQACQHMHAPTTSHLEAIKRILRYLKHTIGAGTLLQAGPLDLTVAYTDADWVGCPDTQRSTTGFCTFMGPNLISWGSKKQPIVSQSSSKAEYKALVVTVYAMMWLSYILNDLHILSPQPMVVYCDNISATCMAANPVVLELVNTSCTRFCNKL; encoded by the coding sequence ATGACTGGCTGTAAACCTTGTGTCACCCTTGTCACTAGTGGTTCCAAGCTTTCAGCCTATGAAGGAACTCCTTTACCTGATCCCGAAGAATACAGACAAATTGTGGGTACGCTTCAATACCTCACATTGACTCAGCTAGATGTCTCGTATTCAATTAATCAAGCTTGTCAGCACATGCATGCTCCAACAACATCTCACCTTGAGGCAATAAAGCGAATCTTACGCTATCTAAAACATACAATTGGTGCAGGTACACTTCTTCAAGCTGGTCCACTTGATCTTACTGTAGCATACAcagatgcagattgggttgGGTGCCCAGACACACAGCGCTCTACAACTGGTTTCTGCACTTTTATGGGACCCAATCTCATATCTTGGGGCTCTAAGAAACAGCCCATTGTTTCTCAATCTAGCTCTAAAGCTGAATACAAGGCTTTGGTTGTAACCGTCTATGCGATGATGTGGCTATCTTATATACTAAATGATCTACACATTTTATCCCCTCAACCAATGGTGGTCTACTGTGACAACATCTCTGCCACATGCATGGCTGCAAACCCAGTTGTCCTTGAACTAGTCAACACTAGTTGTACACGGTTTTGTAACAAATTGTAG